GATAGTGTTAAAATAAAAACGGCTCCTGTAGCAGGAGCCGTTTAACTAAACCTAAAATAAATTAGGCCTTTGTTACTACTTCAACCAGAGTCCAAGACTTAGTCTTAGATAGAGGACGACATTCGCGAATAGTCACGACATCACCTTCATTACACTGGTTTGATTCATCATGTGCATGGATCTTAGTAGTGCGCTTAAGGTACTTCCCGTATAAAGGATGCTTAACCTTACGCTCAATAGCTACAGTGATAGACTTGTCCATCTTGTTGCTAAGTACACGACCCTGCAAAGTACGGATTTTATCAGACATTACGCACCCGCCTTAGAAGTAATAATGGTCTTAACGCGCGCTACATTGCGACGCACGATTTTCAGCTGATGAGTCTGAGTCAACTGACCAGTTGCGTGTTGCATGCGCAGATTAAACTGCTCACGCAGCAGACCAAGCAGTTCAGCGTTCAATTCTTCAACGCTCTTTTCTGTTAGTTCGCTCGCTTTCATTACATCACCGACTTAGTTACGAAGGTCGTTTTAAGAGGCAGTTTAGAAGCAGCAAGAGCGAAAGCTTCACGAGCTAGCTCCTCTGAAACACCATCCATCTCATAAAGAACCTTACCTGGTTGAATCTGGCAAACCCAGTATTCAACGTTACCCTTACCTTTACCCATACGCACTTCGAGAGGCTTAGAGGTGATAGGCTTATCAGGGAAAACGCGGATCCAGATCTGACCTTGACGTTTAATGTGACGTGTCATAGCACGACGCGCAGCTTCGATTTGACGAGCAGTTAGACGACCACGTCCAACAGCCTTTAGACCGAAATCACCGAAGCTTACTTCAGTGCCGTTCGCAAGACCACGGTTGCGGCCTTTGAACATTTTGCGAAACTTAGTTCGTTTTGGTTGCAGCATTGCCAGCTCTCCTATTTACCGCGAGGCTTACGCTTCGGCTGCTGTTTCGGCTCTTCATGCGCAGGAACGATACCGTCTAGAACTTCACCTTTGAAGATCCAAACTTTAACGCCGATCACACCGTATTGGGTGTGACTTTCTGCTGTTGAATAGTCGATATCAGCACGAAGTGTATGTAGAGGTACGCGACCTTCACGATACCACTCATAACGAGCGATCTCAGCTCCGCCTAAACGGCCACTAACTTGAACCTTGATGCCTTTAGCGCCAAGACGCATTGCACTTTGTACCGCGCGCTTCATAGCACGACGGAACATAACGCGACGCTCTAGCTGCGAAGCGATGCCATCGGCAACAAGCTTAGCATCTAGCTCAGGCTTACGGATCTCAGCGATGTTAATCTGAGCTGGAATACCAGTTAGCTTAGCAACTGCGTTGCGTAGCTTCTCAACGTCTTCACCTTTCTTACCAATCACAACACCTGGACGGGCAGTGTGAATAGTAACGCGAACACTCTTAGCTGGACGCTCGATAACTATCTTAGATACTGAAGCTTGCTTAAGTTTCTTTTCTAGAAACTTACGCACTTCCCAGTCACTGTTCAAGTTATTGGCATAATCTGACTTGTCAGCGTACCAGGTCGAGATCCAAGGCTTAGTGATACCCAGACGGATACCATTAGGATGTACTTTCTGTCCCATTGCTAACTCCTAGCGATCTGACACAACCACAGTAATGTGGCTGGTACGCTTGATTATACGATCAGCACGGCCTTTGGCACGTGGCATGATACGCTTCATAGTTGGACCTTCATCGATCATAATTGCTCCAACTCGTAATTCGTCAATGTCAGCACCTTCATTGTGCTCAGCATTTGCGATTGCAGAGTCCAGTACTTTCTTAACAAGTACTGCAGCTTTCTTAGGGCTGAAAGTTAAAATTTCGAGAGCCTTAGCAACAGGCAGTCCACGGATTTGATCTGCAACCAAACGACACTTTTGAGGCGACGTACGGGCAAAACGATGTTTAGCTAAAACTTCCATCTTATTCCTCCCGTATTAACGCTTCTTCGCTTTCTTATCTGCAGCATGGCCGCGATAAGTGCGAGTTGGTGAAAATTCACCAAGCTTGTGGCCGATCATTTCGTCAGTTACGAACACAGGTACGTGCTGACGACCATTATGGACAGCGATGGTCAAACCTATCATGTTAGGTATGATCATAGAACGACGAGACCAAGTCTTAATAGGCTTCTTGTCTCCCGCTTCCATCGCTTTCTCTACCTTCTTCAGCAAGTGTAGGTCAATGAATGGACCTTTCTTGAGAGAACGTGGCATGGCGAATCCTCTTACTTTTTATTGCGACGACGTACAATGTACTTGTCGGTGCGTTTGTTACTACGAGTCTTATAACCCTTAGTAGGCTGACCCCATGGAGATACAGGATGACGGCCACCCGAAGTACGGCCTTCACCACCACCATGTGGATGATCTACTGGGTTCATTGCAACACCACGAACTGTTGGGCGTATGCCTCTCCAGCGATTAGCACCTGCTTTACCTAACTGGCGTAGCATGTGTTCGGCGTTACCAACTTCACCCAGAGTCGCGCGGCAATCTACTGGTACTTTACGCATTTCGCCAGAGCGAAGACGTAGAGTAGCGTAAGAGCCATCACGAGCTACAACTTGTACATAAGTACCTGCTGAACGAGCGATCTGAGCACCTTTACCAGGCTT
This portion of the Shewanella violacea DSS12 genome encodes:
- the rpsQ gene encoding 30S ribosomal protein S17 encodes the protein MSDKIRTLQGRVLSNKMDKSITVAIERKVKHPLYGKYLKRTTKIHAHDESNQCNEGDVVTIRECRPLSKTKSWTLVEVVTKA
- the rpmC gene encoding 50S ribosomal protein L29: MKASELTEKSVEELNAELLGLLREQFNLRMQHATGQLTQTHQLKIVRRNVARVKTIITSKAGA
- the rplP gene encoding 50S ribosomal protein L16; translated protein: MLQPKRTKFRKMFKGRNRGLANGTEVSFGDFGLKAVGRGRLTARQIEAARRAMTRHIKRQGQIWIRVFPDKPITSKPLEVRMGKGKGNVEYWVCQIQPGKVLYEMDGVSEELAREAFALAASKLPLKTTFVTKSVM
- the rpsC gene encoding 30S ribosomal protein S3, whose protein sequence is MGQKVHPNGIRLGITKPWISTWYADKSDYANNLNSDWEVRKFLEKKLKQASVSKIVIERPAKSVRVTIHTARPGVVIGKKGEDVEKLRNAVAKLTGIPAQINIAEIRKPELDAKLVADGIASQLERRVMFRRAMKRAVQSAMRLGAKGIKVQVSGRLGGAEIARYEWYREGRVPLHTLRADIDYSTAESHTQYGVIGVKVWIFKGEVLDGIVPAHEEPKQQPKRKPRGK
- the rplV gene encoding 50S ribosomal protein L22; translation: MEVLAKHRFARTSPQKCRLVADQIRGLPVAKALEILTFSPKKAAVLVKKVLDSAIANAEHNEGADIDELRVGAIMIDEGPTMKRIMPRAKGRADRIIKRTSHITVVVSDR
- the rpsS gene encoding 30S ribosomal protein S19 yields the protein MPRSLKKGPFIDLHLLKKVEKAMEAGDKKPIKTWSRRSMIIPNMIGLTIAVHNGRQHVPVFVTDEMIGHKLGEFSPTRTYRGHAADKKAKKR